In Gadus macrocephalus chromosome 4, ASM3116895v1, the following proteins share a genomic window:
- the rai14 gene encoding ankycorbin isoform X2: MKSLKAKFRKNDVNEWNKNDERLLVSVEHGEVEKVASLLAKKGASPVKLDSEGKSALHVAAMRGLTDCLSVILAHGADMSITDAAGFTALHLAAKNNHAECAKKLLQSKCPVEAVDSSGRTALHYAAASGSAQTAQLLCEHRSPVNLRDADGFSPLLLSAQHGHTEACAALLDCSADITASDNNGRTVLMLASQSNGGALVDLLLSRGADPWAVDSQGHDVQHYAQLAPSPETRACLTAALQRHQGPETRSPKSPQNSETSAPSSPAFTISPGPSQGDGGQQCPDKEEEEDASLKEQVEKLQEERSLLLETIEDLKNVVEHAVPVATDPGRGEQKRPSFPAAEALTESGRPGSMTSNAPFHSPQDMDTEAPDPSYARPPVLEGRDAGVPEPGDGVAAMEQGEGGGGGGGGGGGQEEEIGLLRQALEGVQTKLLETRRENRSLQAQLKPGGAAGSERSRERERSREEDLLESLAELQAKLTESQERFHRAMEEMEEMRTQGGGGGGEREGDMMIDRQEDQRRRMSLEQEVQQLKSHLAQSVSERERAGLRVRQLEEVLRTNMEEQASGKWEEQERRRVHMEELYKEAREEIRMLQEALRGTVPVEEAAKDFEQMKAEMSQVIAGLQCRLLELSHAYSDTKSQLSTAQKQLEDSSTTASTTSPTTSPSSEQQQQQQQQQQQQQQQQQQQLQQQQLQLEQQQQQLQVLTSRVQELQAALEETEKRLSAAQEESAALTQEAEVQAQRSVSLDDHSRVVSSLGSAIKELESQSEGLKEELSQKKLQVDALQKRLSAEKELAPEDSVPRLQHEATRQGLEGEVGRLTQLLQGALRKQDEMALEAAAVWQEVRESRAEREALTEEVASRDKENQGLGSRLAEAQDGVAQLKQLVENHQCSEREKNKRIDDLSREVGKLKDALNSLSQLSYTASPASKRLQQNQQNQQMEMLQQQIKQLQYQLAESKKQHNEIVSVYRMHLLYAVQGQMDEDVQKALKQILMMCKVPNPARETC, translated from the exons gtcAACGAGTGGAACAAGAATGACGAGCGTCTCCTGGTGTCCGTGGAGCACGGCGAGGTGGAGAAGGTGGCGTCGCTGCTGGCCAAGAAGGGAGCCAGCCCCGTCAAACTGGACAGCGAGGGCAAGTCTGC tctccATGTAGCGGCGATGCGAGGACTGACCGACTGTCTATCAGTGATCCTGGCCCATGGAGCAGACATGTCCATCACAGATGCAGCAG GCTTCACTGCTTTACATCTCGCTGCCAAAAACAACCATGCCGAGTGTGCCAAGAAGCTGCTCCAG AGCAAATGTCCAGTCGAGGCGGTGGACAGTTCTGGGAGGACCGCGCTGCACTATGCAG CTGCCAGTGGGAGCGCTCAGACCGCGCAGCTGCTGTGCGAACACCGGAGTCCCGTCAACCTCAGGGATGCG gacgGCTTCAGCCCGCTGCTGTTATCAGCCCAACACGGCCACACCGAGGCCTGCGCCGCTCTGCTAGACTGCAGCGCTGACATCACTGCATCGGATAACAACGGCAG GACGGTGTTGATGCTAGCCAGCCAGAGCAACGGGGGGGCGCTGGTGGACCTCCTGCTCAGCAGGGGGGCTGACCCGTGGGCCGTGGACTCCCAGGGCCACGACGTCCAGCACTACGCCCAGCTGGCCCCCAGCCCTGAGACCAGGGCCTGCCTCACCGCCGCCCTGCAGAGACACCAGGGACCAG AAACAAGATCTCCGAAAAGCCCCCAA AACTCTGAGACTTCCGCCCCCTCGTCTCCCGCCTTCACCATATCTCCCGGGCCCAGCCAGGGAGACGGCGGCCAGCAGTGCCCCGACAAG gaggaggaagaggacgcgtctctgaaggagcaggtggagaagctgcaggaggagaggagcctgCTGCTGGAGACCATCGAGGACCTGAAGAACGTGGTGGAGCACGCCGTTCCCGTGGCGACCGACCCCGGGCGGGGCGAGCAG AAGCGTCCGTCCTTCCCAGCAGCGGAGGCCCTGACCGAGAGCGGCCGCCCGGGGAGCATGACCTCCAACGCCCCCTTCCACTCCCCCCAGGACATGGACACGGAGGCCCCGGACCCGTCGTACGCCCGGCCCCCGGTCCTGGAGGGCCGGGACGCGGGGGTCCCCGAACCGGGGGACGGTGTCGCAGCGATGGAacagggtgaaggaggaggaggaggaggaggagggggagggggccaggaggaggagatcggACTGCTGAGGCAGGCCCTGGAGGGCGTTCAGACCAAGCTGCTGGAGACGCGCAGGGAGAACCGCTCGCTGCAGGCCCAGCTGAAGCCGGGCGGGGCGGCGGGGTCGGAGCGCagccgggagagggagaggagccgGGAGGAGGACCTGCTGGAGAGCCTGGCCGAGCTGCAGGCCAAGCTCACCGAGTCCCAGGAGAGGTTCCACCGCgccatggaggagatggaggagatgagaacgcaaggaggaggaggaggaggagagagagaaggtgacatGATGATTGACAGACAGGAAGACCAGAGGCGGAGAATGTCACTGGAACAGGAAGTGCAGCAGCTGAAGTCCCACCTCGCCCAGTCGGTGAGCGAGCGGGAGAGGGCGGGACTGCGGGTCAGACagctggaggaggtgctgaGGACCAACATGGAGGAGCAGGCCAGCGGGAAATGGGAAGAGCAGGAAAGGAGGCGCGTGCACATGGAGGAGTTGTACAAGGAGGCGCGGGAGGAGATCAGAATGCTCCAG GAGGCGCTGCGGGGCACGGTGCCCGTGGAGGAGGCCGCCAAGGACTTTGAGCAGATGAAGGCGGAGATGAGCCAGGTGATCGCCGGCCTGCAGTGCCGCCTGCTGGAGCTGTCGCACGCCTACAGCGACACCAAAAGCCAGCTCAGCACCGCCCAGAAACAGCTGGAggactcctccaccaccgcgagcaccacctcccccacgaCCTCCCCTTCATCtgaacagcaacagcaacaacaacagcaacaacaacaacaacaacaacaacagcaacagcaactaCAACAGCAACAATTACAgctagagcagcagcagcagcagctgcaggtgtTAACCAGCAGAGTACAGGAGCTGCAGGCTGCgttggaggagacggagaagaGGCTGTCTGCGGCCCAGGAGGAGTCGGCGGCACTGACGCAGGAGGCAGAGGTCCAGGCCCAGAGGTCCGTCTCCCTGGACGACCACTCCCGGGTGGTCTCGTCGCTAGGCAGCGCCATCAAGGAGCTGGAGAGCCAATCGGAGGGCCTGAAAGAGGAGCTGTCCCAGAAGAAGTTGCAGGTGGATGCCCTGCAGAAAAG gctgtccGCAGAGAAGGAGCTCGCCCCCGAGGACTCGGTCCCCCGGCTGCAACACGAGGCCACGAGGCAGGGCCTGGAGGGCGAGGTGGGCCGCCTGACGCAGCTCCTCCAGGGGGCCCTCAGGAAGCAGGACGAGATGGCCTTGGAGGCTGCCGCCGTCTGGCAGGAg gtgcggGAGAGCCGGGCAGAGCGGGAGGCGCTGACGGAGGAGGTGGCGTCCCGGGACAAGGAGAACCAGGGGCTGGGCTCCAGGCTGGCGGAGGCCCAGGACGGCGTGGCCCAGCTGAAGCAGCTGGTGGAGAACCACCAGTGCTCCGAGAGGGAGAAGAACAAACGG ATTGATGACCTGTCACGGGAAGTAGGGAAGTTGAAGGACGCCTTGAACAGCCTATCACAGCTGTCCTACACCGCTAGTCCCGCCTCCAAGAGGTTGCAGCAAAACCAACAAAACCAACAGATGGAGATGTTGCAGCAGCAAATAAAACAGCTCCAGTACCAGCTAGCG GAGTCCAAGAAGCAGCACAACGAGATTGTGTCAGTGTACAGGATGCATCTCCTTTATGCagttcag GGCCAGATGGACGAGGACGTGCAGAAGGCCCTGAAGCAGATCCTGATGATGTGTAAGGTGCCAAACCCGGCCAGGGAGACCTGCTGA
- the rai14 gene encoding ankycorbin isoform X1: MKSLKAKFRKNDVNEWNKNDERLLVSVEHGEVEKVASLLAKKGASPVKLDSEGKSALHVAAMRGLTDCLSVILAHGADMSITDAAGFTALHLAAKNNHAECAKKLLQSKCPVEAVDSSGRTALHYAAASGSAQTAQLLCEHRSPVNLRDADGFSPLLLSAQHGHTEACAALLDCSADITASDNNGRTVLMLASQSNGGALVDLLLSRGADPWAVDSQGHDVQHYAQLAPSPETRACLTAALQRHQGPETRSPKSPQHDQVAKLSDDRITTPKKRKAPPPPVSSRQNSETSAPSSPAFTISPGPSQGDGGQQCPDKEEEEDASLKEQVEKLQEERSLLLETIEDLKNVVEHAVPVATDPGRGEQKRPSFPAAEALTESGRPGSMTSNAPFHSPQDMDTEAPDPSYARPPVLEGRDAGVPEPGDGVAAMEQGEGGGGGGGGGGGQEEEIGLLRQALEGVQTKLLETRRENRSLQAQLKPGGAAGSERSRERERSREEDLLESLAELQAKLTESQERFHRAMEEMEEMRTQGGGGGGEREGDMMIDRQEDQRRRMSLEQEVQQLKSHLAQSVSERERAGLRVRQLEEVLRTNMEEQASGKWEEQERRRVHMEELYKEAREEIRMLQEALRGTVPVEEAAKDFEQMKAEMSQVIAGLQCRLLELSHAYSDTKSQLSTAQKQLEDSSTTASTTSPTTSPSSEQQQQQQQQQQQQQQQQQQQLQQQQLQLEQQQQQLQVLTSRVQELQAALEETEKRLSAAQEESAALTQEAEVQAQRSVSLDDHSRVVSSLGSAIKELESQSEGLKEELSQKKLQVDALQKRLSAEKELAPEDSVPRLQHEATRQGLEGEVGRLTQLLQGALRKQDEMALEAAAVWQEVRESRAEREALTEEVASRDKENQGLGSRLAEAQDGVAQLKQLVENHQCSEREKNKRIDDLSREVGKLKDALNSLSQLSYTASPASKRLQQNQQNQQMEMLQQQIKQLQYQLAESKKQHNEIVSVYRMHLLYAVQGQMDEDVQKALKQILMMCKVPNPARETC; the protein is encoded by the exons gtcAACGAGTGGAACAAGAATGACGAGCGTCTCCTGGTGTCCGTGGAGCACGGCGAGGTGGAGAAGGTGGCGTCGCTGCTGGCCAAGAAGGGAGCCAGCCCCGTCAAACTGGACAGCGAGGGCAAGTCTGC tctccATGTAGCGGCGATGCGAGGACTGACCGACTGTCTATCAGTGATCCTGGCCCATGGAGCAGACATGTCCATCACAGATGCAGCAG GCTTCACTGCTTTACATCTCGCTGCCAAAAACAACCATGCCGAGTGTGCCAAGAAGCTGCTCCAG AGCAAATGTCCAGTCGAGGCGGTGGACAGTTCTGGGAGGACCGCGCTGCACTATGCAG CTGCCAGTGGGAGCGCTCAGACCGCGCAGCTGCTGTGCGAACACCGGAGTCCCGTCAACCTCAGGGATGCG gacgGCTTCAGCCCGCTGCTGTTATCAGCCCAACACGGCCACACCGAGGCCTGCGCCGCTCTGCTAGACTGCAGCGCTGACATCACTGCATCGGATAACAACGGCAG GACGGTGTTGATGCTAGCCAGCCAGAGCAACGGGGGGGCGCTGGTGGACCTCCTGCTCAGCAGGGGGGCTGACCCGTGGGCCGTGGACTCCCAGGGCCACGACGTCCAGCACTACGCCCAGCTGGCCCCCAGCCCTGAGACCAGGGCCTGCCTCACCGCCGCCCTGCAGAGACACCAGGGACCAG AAACAAGATCTCCGAAAAGCCCCCAA CATGATCAAGTAGCTAAGCTAAGCGATGATCGGATCACAACGCCCAAAAAGCGAAAGGCCCCTCCGCCTCCCGTTAGCTCACGGCAG AACTCTGAGACTTCCGCCCCCTCGTCTCCCGCCTTCACCATATCTCCCGGGCCCAGCCAGGGAGACGGCGGCCAGCAGTGCCCCGACAAG gaggaggaagaggacgcgtctctgaaggagcaggtggagaagctgcaggaggagaggagcctgCTGCTGGAGACCATCGAGGACCTGAAGAACGTGGTGGAGCACGCCGTTCCCGTGGCGACCGACCCCGGGCGGGGCGAGCAG AAGCGTCCGTCCTTCCCAGCAGCGGAGGCCCTGACCGAGAGCGGCCGCCCGGGGAGCATGACCTCCAACGCCCCCTTCCACTCCCCCCAGGACATGGACACGGAGGCCCCGGACCCGTCGTACGCCCGGCCCCCGGTCCTGGAGGGCCGGGACGCGGGGGTCCCCGAACCGGGGGACGGTGTCGCAGCGATGGAacagggtgaaggaggaggaggaggaggaggagggggagggggccaggaggaggagatcggACTGCTGAGGCAGGCCCTGGAGGGCGTTCAGACCAAGCTGCTGGAGACGCGCAGGGAGAACCGCTCGCTGCAGGCCCAGCTGAAGCCGGGCGGGGCGGCGGGGTCGGAGCGCagccgggagagggagaggagccgGGAGGAGGACCTGCTGGAGAGCCTGGCCGAGCTGCAGGCCAAGCTCACCGAGTCCCAGGAGAGGTTCCACCGCgccatggaggagatggaggagatgagaacgcaaggaggaggaggaggaggagagagagaaggtgacatGATGATTGACAGACAGGAAGACCAGAGGCGGAGAATGTCACTGGAACAGGAAGTGCAGCAGCTGAAGTCCCACCTCGCCCAGTCGGTGAGCGAGCGGGAGAGGGCGGGACTGCGGGTCAGACagctggaggaggtgctgaGGACCAACATGGAGGAGCAGGCCAGCGGGAAATGGGAAGAGCAGGAAAGGAGGCGCGTGCACATGGAGGAGTTGTACAAGGAGGCGCGGGAGGAGATCAGAATGCTCCAG GAGGCGCTGCGGGGCACGGTGCCCGTGGAGGAGGCCGCCAAGGACTTTGAGCAGATGAAGGCGGAGATGAGCCAGGTGATCGCCGGCCTGCAGTGCCGCCTGCTGGAGCTGTCGCACGCCTACAGCGACACCAAAAGCCAGCTCAGCACCGCCCAGAAACAGCTGGAggactcctccaccaccgcgagcaccacctcccccacgaCCTCCCCTTCATCtgaacagcaacagcaacaacaacagcaacaacaacaacaacaacaacaacagcaacagcaactaCAACAGCAACAATTACAgctagagcagcagcagcagcagctgcaggtgtTAACCAGCAGAGTACAGGAGCTGCAGGCTGCgttggaggagacggagaagaGGCTGTCTGCGGCCCAGGAGGAGTCGGCGGCACTGACGCAGGAGGCAGAGGTCCAGGCCCAGAGGTCCGTCTCCCTGGACGACCACTCCCGGGTGGTCTCGTCGCTAGGCAGCGCCATCAAGGAGCTGGAGAGCCAATCGGAGGGCCTGAAAGAGGAGCTGTCCCAGAAGAAGTTGCAGGTGGATGCCCTGCAGAAAAG gctgtccGCAGAGAAGGAGCTCGCCCCCGAGGACTCGGTCCCCCGGCTGCAACACGAGGCCACGAGGCAGGGCCTGGAGGGCGAGGTGGGCCGCCTGACGCAGCTCCTCCAGGGGGCCCTCAGGAAGCAGGACGAGATGGCCTTGGAGGCTGCCGCCGTCTGGCAGGAg gtgcggGAGAGCCGGGCAGAGCGGGAGGCGCTGACGGAGGAGGTGGCGTCCCGGGACAAGGAGAACCAGGGGCTGGGCTCCAGGCTGGCGGAGGCCCAGGACGGCGTGGCCCAGCTGAAGCAGCTGGTGGAGAACCACCAGTGCTCCGAGAGGGAGAAGAACAAACGG ATTGATGACCTGTCACGGGAAGTAGGGAAGTTGAAGGACGCCTTGAACAGCCTATCACAGCTGTCCTACACCGCTAGTCCCGCCTCCAAGAGGTTGCAGCAAAACCAACAAAACCAACAGATGGAGATGTTGCAGCAGCAAATAAAACAGCTCCAGTACCAGCTAGCG GAGTCCAAGAAGCAGCACAACGAGATTGTGTCAGTGTACAGGATGCATCTCCTTTATGCagttcag GGCCAGATGGACGAGGACGTGCAGAAGGCCCTGAAGCAGATCCTGATGATGTGTAAGGTGCCAAACCCGGCCAGGGAGACCTGCTGA